One window from the genome of Engraulis encrasicolus isolate BLACKSEA-1 chromosome 16, IST_EnEncr_1.0, whole genome shotgun sequence encodes:
- the LOC134466528 gene encoding phospholipid scramblase 1-like isoform X2, whose amino-acid sequence MDTGGNPIAHQPQKNTSIPDNPHGNPPQGYVPPQQGMMPSPQRPPNCPPGLEYLVMIDQLLVQQKVELVEAILGWETNNKYMVRNTVGQQVFYVAEENDCCNRQCCGPGRSFVLHVQDNNGQEVMTLQRPLRCSLCCFPCCLQELEVQAPPGNPIGYVIQDWDAFFPKFTIQNEKRESLLKIKGPFCPCKCCADVDFEVLSLDEQTKVGNISKQWTGLMQEAFTDADNFGIKFPMDLDVKAKAILLGALFLIDFMFFERSNNN is encoded by the exons ATGGATACTGGAG GTAATCCAATTGCCCATCAgccacagaaaaacacatcaattCCTGACAATCCCCATGGAAACCCTCCACAAG GCTATGTACCACCTCAACAGGGCATGATGCCTAGTCCACAAAGGCCTCCAAACTGCCCCCCTGGTCTTGAGTATCTCGTCATG ATTGATCAGCTTCTTGTTCAACAGAAAGTGGAGTTAGTTGAAG CAATATTAGGATGGGAGACCAATAATAAGTACATGGTGAGGAACACTGTGGGGCAGCAGGTCTTCTATGTGGCAGAGGAGAATGACTGCTGTAACAGGCAGTGCTGTGGGCCCGGACGCTCCTTCGTCTTGCACGTCCAGGACAATAACGGCCAGGAGGTCATGACCCTCCAGCGCCCTCTGAGGTGCTCTCTCTGCTGCTTTCCTTGCTGTCTGCAAGAG CTGGAAGTGCAGGCACCACCTGGAAATCCCATTGGATATGTTATTCAGGACTGGGATGCATTCTTCCCTAAGTTCACCATTCAAAACGAGAAAAGGGAGAGCCTGTTAAAAATCAAGGGACCATTCTGTCCATGCAAATGCTGCGCAGATGTGGATTTCGAG GTACTGTCTTTGGATGAGCAAACAAAAGTTGGCAACATTTCAAAACAGTGGACCGGGCTGATGCAGGAGGCCTTTACAGATGCTGACAATTTTGGCATCAAGTTCCCCATGGACCTGGATGTGAAAGCAAAGGCTATCTTATTGGGGGCATTATTTCTTATT GATTTCATGTTCTTCGAGAGGAGTAACAATAACTAA
- the LOC134466528 gene encoding phospholipid scramblase 1-like isoform X1, which produces MCMGGSRKQYLFNWFGPPQVTVIMDTGGNPIAHQPQKNTSIPDNPHGNPPQGYVPPQQGMMPSPQRPPNCPPGLEYLVMIDQLLVQQKVELVEAILGWETNNKYMVRNTVGQQVFYVAEENDCCNRQCCGPGRSFVLHVQDNNGQEVMTLQRPLRCSLCCFPCCLQELEVQAPPGNPIGYVIQDWDAFFPKFTIQNEKRESLLKIKGPFCPCKCCADVDFEVLSLDEQTKVGNISKQWTGLMQEAFTDADNFGIKFPMDLDVKAKAILLGALFLIDFMFFERSNNN; this is translated from the exons ATGTGCATGGGGGGTAGCAGAAAACAATACCTGTTTAACTGGTTTGGTCCTCCTCAGGTGACTGTCATCATGGATACTGGAG GTAATCCAATTGCCCATCAgccacagaaaaacacatcaattCCTGACAATCCCCATGGAAACCCTCCACAAG GCTATGTACCACCTCAACAGGGCATGATGCCTAGTCCACAAAGGCCTCCAAACTGCCCCCCTGGTCTTGAGTATCTCGTCATG ATTGATCAGCTTCTTGTTCAACAGAAAGTGGAGTTAGTTGAAG CAATATTAGGATGGGAGACCAATAATAAGTACATGGTGAGGAACACTGTGGGGCAGCAGGTCTTCTATGTGGCAGAGGAGAATGACTGCTGTAACAGGCAGTGCTGTGGGCCCGGACGCTCCTTCGTCTTGCACGTCCAGGACAATAACGGCCAGGAGGTCATGACCCTCCAGCGCCCTCTGAGGTGCTCTCTCTGCTGCTTTCCTTGCTGTCTGCAAGAG CTGGAAGTGCAGGCACCACCTGGAAATCCCATTGGATATGTTATTCAGGACTGGGATGCATTCTTCCCTAAGTTCACCATTCAAAACGAGAAAAGGGAGAGCCTGTTAAAAATCAAGGGACCATTCTGTCCATGCAAATGCTGCGCAGATGTGGATTTCGAG GTACTGTCTTTGGATGAGCAAACAAAAGTTGGCAACATTTCAAAACAGTGGACCGGGCTGATGCAGGAGGCCTTTACAGATGCTGACAATTTTGGCATCAAGTTCCCCATGGACCTGGATGTGAAAGCAAAGGCTATCTTATTGGGGGCATTATTTCTTATT GATTTCATGTTCTTCGAGAGGAGTAACAATAACTAA